The following proteins come from a genomic window of Nicotiana tomentosiformis chromosome 12, ASM39032v3, whole genome shotgun sequence:
- the LOC104121185 gene encoding large ribosomal subunit protein uL22z encodes MVKYSQEPDNPTKSCKARGADLRVHFKNTRETAHAIRKLPLNKAKRYLEDVLAHKQAIPFTRFCRGVGRTAQAKNRHSNGQGRWPVKSAGFILDLLKNAESNAEVKGLDVDSLYVSHIQVNQAQKQRRRTYRAHGRINPYMSSPCHIELILSEKEESVKKEAETQLAASKSRKA; translated from the exons ATG GTGAAGTACTCCCAAGAGCCTGATAATCCCACCAAAT CCTGTAAAGCCCGGGGTGCTGATCTCAGAGTTCATTTCAAG AACACAAGGGAAACAGCCCATGCTATCAGGAAGCTTCCGCTGAATAAGGCCAAAAGGTACTTGGAGGATGTCTTGGCCCACAAGCAGGCCATACCATTCACACGCTTCTGTCGAGGTGTTGGCCGAACTGCTCAGGCCAAGAATAGGCACTCAAATGGTCAAGGACGTTGGCCAGTCAAGTCTGCTGGATTTATTCTGGATTTGCTTAAGAACGCAGAGAGCAATGCTGAG GTGAAAGGATTGGATGTAGATTCACTCTATGTTTCTCATATTCAGGTTAATCAGGCACAAAAGCAAAGACGCCGTACATATCGTGCTCATGGAAGGATTAACC CTTACATGTCTTCTCCCTGCCATATCGAGCTAATATTGTCTGAAAAGGAAGAGTCCGTGAAAAAGGAG GCTGAAACACAGTTGGCAGCAAGCAAATCTAGGAAGGCATAG